A stretch of Amycolatopsis balhimycina FH 1894 DNA encodes these proteins:
- a CDS encoding ATP-binding protein: MNVPAPLTAECALTDLAGGLAAVRRFTRLTLLAWASDVAVEDALLIVTELATNALQHAGGRPVLRLSVTATEVRVEVFDDSPALPVRRPAGADGGWGLALVERLSSAWGAVRHGRGKLVWCALPATSAELAG; this comes from the coding sequence GTGAACGTCCCTGCCCCGCTCACCGCGGAGTGCGCCCTGACCGACCTGGCCGGCGGACTGGCCGCCGTGCGCCGTTTCACCCGGCTCACCCTGCTGGCCTGGGCGAGCGACGTCGCGGTCGAAGACGCGCTGCTGATCGTCACCGAACTCGCGACCAACGCCCTTCAGCACGCGGGCGGGCGCCCCGTCCTGCGGTTGAGCGTGACCGCCACGGAGGTCCGCGTCGAGGTCTTCGACGACAGCCCGGCGCTGCCCGTCCGGCGGCCCGCGGGCGCCGACGGAGGCTGGGGTCTCGCCCTCGTCGAGCGCCTGTCGTCGGCCTGGGGTGCCGTGCGCCACGGCCGGGGGAAGCTGGTCTGGTGTGCGCTGCCCGCCACGTCCGCCGAACTCGCCGGCTGA